The following are encoded together in the Streptomyces flavofungini genome:
- a CDS encoding LysR family transcriptional regulator, translated as MDLMRHLECFVAVAEESHFGRAAERLGMAQPPLSQRVQRLERHLGVRLFERTSRQVTITKAGTLLLDEARELLARSEALLATARRIRDGESGLLRAALPPDIAGETVAALLADFRRHHAGVELELRELTTTQQLAQLTAHDLDVGLIHHPCDVTGLELGPVLRREVGVLLPRGAPAAALAEVPLTALSGYDLVLFHRSAAPALHDDLLTTCARDGYTPTAVRHGQGASFVRGLILSSHAVAFSPKDAHPAPPPGTEPDIVWRPLAGAPLAWRHSVAWPKGRGDTAVVAFAEAVTRALHDTAALTADAPPRPLHLRPTAEYWL; from the coding sequence GTGGACCTGATGCGGCACCTGGAGTGCTTTGTGGCTGTTGCGGAAGAGTCACATTTCGGTCGGGCCGCCGAACGCCTCGGCATGGCCCAGCCGCCCCTGTCGCAACGCGTCCAGCGTCTGGAGCGCCACCTCGGCGTGCGTCTCTTCGAGCGCACCAGCAGGCAGGTCACCATCACCAAGGCCGGGACACTCCTCCTCGACGAGGCCCGCGAACTGCTCGCCCGTTCCGAGGCGCTGCTCGCCACCGCCCGCCGCATCCGCGACGGCGAGAGCGGCCTGCTGCGCGCCGCGCTCCCGCCGGACATCGCGGGCGAGACCGTCGCCGCCCTCCTCGCCGACTTCCGCCGCCACCACGCGGGCGTCGAGCTGGAGCTGCGCGAGCTGACCACCACCCAGCAGCTCGCCCAGCTCACCGCGCACGACCTGGACGTCGGCCTCATCCACCACCCGTGCGACGTCACCGGCCTCGAACTCGGCCCGGTGCTGCGCCGCGAGGTCGGCGTGCTGCTGCCGCGCGGCGCCCCCGCCGCCGCGCTCGCCGAGGTCCCGCTGACCGCCCTCAGCGGCTACGACCTGGTCCTCTTCCACCGCAGCGCCGCCCCCGCCCTGCACGACGACCTGCTCACCACCTGTGCCCGCGACGGCTACACCCCCACCGCCGTCCGGCACGGCCAGGGCGCCAGCTTCGTGCGCGGCCTGATCCTGTCCTCGCACGCCGTCGCCTTCAGCCCCAAGGACGCCCACCCCGCCCCGCCCCCGGGCACCGAGCCCGACATCGTGTGGCGGCCGCTCGCCGGCGCCCCGCTGGCCTGGCGGCACTCGGTGGCCTGGCCGAAGGGGCGCGGCGACACCGCGGTGGTGGCGTTCGCCGAAGCGGTCACGCGCGCCCTGCACGACACCGCCGCCCTGACCGCCGACGCGCCCCCGCGTCCGCTCCATCTGCGTCCGACCGCGGAGTACTGGCTGTGA